The following are from one region of the Longimicrobiaceae bacterium genome:
- a CDS encoding TetR/AcrR family transcriptional regulator encodes MESPPVRKLRADARRSREQILAAARRLLPVHPDVSMEMIAAEAGVTRQTVYAHFPTRGDLLSVVLDRVSEEITSEIDRVELEVGSATDALLRLVGVIVETSARYGPILRAIGPLPESPEADQVRHAPVAERLERLVQRGQRTGEFDDTLPSRWLVAVIIAVAHAAHEQVEVGSMPRKSMESMLRTTLDRLLRADAPGRTD; translated from the coding sequence ATGGAGTCGCCCCCCGTTCGGAAGCTGCGTGCCGATGCGCGCCGGAGTCGTGAGCAGATCCTGGCCGCGGCTAGGCGCCTCCTGCCGGTCCACCCGGATGTCAGCATGGAGATGATCGCCGCTGAAGCGGGAGTGACGCGGCAGACGGTCTATGCCCACTTCCCGACCCGAGGCGATCTGCTGTCGGTGGTGCTGGACCGCGTCTCGGAGGAGATCACGTCCGAGATCGACCGCGTGGAGCTGGAGGTGGGAAGCGCTACCGACGCCCTGCTGCGGCTGGTGGGCGTGATCGTGGAGACATCCGCGCGGTATGGGCCGATCCTGCGTGCCATCGGCCCCCTTCCAGAGTCACCCGAAGCGGACCAGGTGCGGCACGCGCCGGTCGCGGAGCGCCTGGAGAGGCTCGTCCAGAGGGGACAGCGGACCGGCGAGTTCGACGATACACTGCCCTCGCGCTGGCTGGTCGCGGTGATCATCGCCGTGGCGCACGCCGCCCACGAGCAGGTGGAGGTGGGTAGCATGCCTCGCAAATCCATGGAGTCGATGCTGCGGACGACTCTGGACCGGCTCCTCCGCGCCGATGCGCCCGGACGCACGGACTGA
- a CDS encoding nuclear transport factor 2 family protein, whose protein sequence is MNIHRDPVIGNYFNEALMHAFHGKDPARFLADFYTSFTADLLADEGDAAPIVDRYHTPDVVQYADGVRIDRDRLIAHAQPVRRNRPEVRVEVHEAVAVEDRLAARYTMHAQMAEERISNEVYFFGTFAPDGRLRTAHMRTRTLSPDEAGEAGG, encoded by the coding sequence GTGAATATCCACCGTGATCCGGTGATCGGCAACTACTTCAACGAGGCCCTCATGCACGCATTCCATGGAAAGGATCCCGCCCGATTCCTGGCCGATTTCTACACTTCGTTCACCGCGGATCTCCTGGCGGACGAAGGTGATGCCGCGCCGATCGTAGACCGCTACCACACCCCCGACGTGGTGCAATACGCGGACGGAGTGCGGATCGATCGCGACCGGCTCATCGCCCATGCACAGCCGGTGCGCCGGAACCGCCCCGAGGTCCGGGTGGAGGTACACGAAGCGGTCGCCGTCGAGGACCGGCTCGCCGCCCGCTACACCATGCACGCGCAGATGGCGGAGGAGCGAATCTCGAACGAGGTCTATTTCTTCGGCACCTTCGCTCCGGACGGCAGATTGCGCACCGCCCACATGCGCACACGAACCCTCTCGCCTGACGAAGCGGGCGAGGCAGGCGGCTGA